In a single window of the Burkholderia contaminans genome:
- a CDS encoding cytidine deaminase produces MERNELIEAAKAARERAYAPYSRFKVGAALQARDGTVFHGCNVENASYGLCNCAERTAMFSAIAAGYRPGDFTRLAVVGDTDGPIAPCGACRQVMIEIGTPDIEVILANLKGAVEVTTAHALLPGAFRL; encoded by the coding sequence ATGGAACGAAACGAACTGATCGAAGCGGCGAAGGCGGCGCGCGAACGCGCGTATGCGCCGTATTCGCGCTTCAAGGTCGGCGCGGCGCTGCAGGCGCGCGACGGGACGGTTTTTCATGGCTGCAATGTCGAGAACGCGTCCTACGGACTCTGCAATTGTGCGGAGCGCACGGCGATGTTTTCGGCCATCGCGGCCGGCTATCGTCCGGGGGATTTCACGCGGCTCGCGGTGGTGGGCGACACGGACGGCCCGATCGCGCCGTGTGGCGCGTGCCGTCAGGTGATGATCGAGATCGGCACGCCCGACATCGAAGTGATCCTGGCCAACCTGAAAGGGGCCGTCGAGGTCACGACGGCCCATGCATTGTTGCCGGGCGCGTTCCGGTTGTAA
- the deoA gene encoding thymidine phosphorylase yields the protein MFLPQEFIRRKRDGQPLDRDGIAAFVRGVTDGSVTEGQVAAFAMAVYFNDLSTDERVALTLAQRDSGDVLDWRALALDGPVIDKHSTGGVGDVVSLMLGPMVAACGGYVPMISGRGLGHTGGTLDKLSAIPGYNVTPDTDAFRRTVRDVGVAIIGQTARLAPADMRIYAIRDVTATVESIAMITASILSKKLAAGLDGLVMDVKVGSGAFMPTAEKSAELARSIVDVGNGAGMKTTAILTDMNQSLAPCAGNAIEVACAINYLTGKSRPARLHEVTMALSAELLVTGGLARDVTAARAKLQQALDTGAAAERFARMVTALGGPADLIDAPARHLARAEVIVPVPSRTSGMVQRVDCRALGLSVVALGGGRTRAADAIDYSVGLTALAEIGQRVEAGQPLGYVHARDAAAAAHAVDAIQRSYVLGETGDAPPTIYQRIG from the coding sequence ATGTTCTTACCGCAGGAATTCATTCGCCGAAAGCGCGACGGGCAGCCGCTCGATCGCGACGGGATCGCCGCGTTCGTGCGCGGCGTGACCGACGGCAGCGTGACCGAGGGCCAGGTGGCCGCGTTCGCGATGGCGGTGTATTTCAACGACCTGAGCACCGACGAGCGCGTCGCACTCACGCTCGCGCAGCGCGACTCGGGCGACGTGCTCGACTGGCGCGCGCTCGCGCTCGACGGGCCGGTGATCGACAAGCATTCGACCGGCGGCGTCGGGGATGTCGTATCGTTGATGCTCGGGCCGATGGTGGCCGCATGCGGCGGCTACGTGCCGATGATCTCGGGGCGCGGGCTCGGCCATACCGGCGGCACGCTCGACAAGCTGAGTGCGATTCCGGGCTACAACGTCACGCCCGATACCGACGCGTTTCGCCGCACGGTGCGCGATGTCGGCGTCGCGATCATCGGGCAGACCGCGCGGCTCGCGCCGGCCGACATGCGCATCTATGCGATTCGCGACGTGACGGCGACCGTCGAGTCGATCGCGATGATCACCGCGTCGATCCTGTCGAAGAAGCTCGCGGCCGGACTCGACGGGCTCGTGATGGACGTCAAGGTCGGCTCTGGCGCATTCATGCCGACCGCGGAGAAATCGGCGGAACTGGCCCGCAGCATCGTCGACGTCGGCAACGGCGCCGGGATGAAGACGACCGCGATCCTCACCGACATGAACCAGTCGCTCGCGCCGTGCGCGGGCAATGCGATCGAAGTGGCGTGCGCGATCAACTACCTGACGGGCAAGTCGCGTCCGGCACGCCTGCATGAGGTCACGATGGCGCTTTCCGCAGAGTTGCTCGTCACCGGCGGGCTGGCACGCGACGTCACAGCGGCGCGCGCGAAGTTGCAGCAGGCGCTCGATACGGGTGCGGCAGCGGAACGCTTCGCGAGAATGGTCACGGCGCTCGGCGGCCCCGCGGATCTGATCGACGCACCCGCACGTCATCTCGCGCGGGCGGAGGTGATCGTGCCGGTTCCGTCGCGCACGAGCGGCATGGTGCAGCGGGTCGATTGCCGCGCGCTCGGGCTGTCGGTCGTGGCGCTCGGCGGCGGCCGCACGCGCGCGGCGGATGCGATCGACTACAGTGTCGGCCTGACGGCGCTCGCGGAGATCGGGCAGCGTGTCGAGGCCGGCCAGCCGCTCGGTTACGTGCATGCCCGCGACGCCGCCGCGGCCGCGCACGCGGTGGACGCGATCCAGCGCAGCTACGTGCTGGGCGAGACGGGCGACGCGCCGCCGACCATTTATCAGCGGATCGGCTGA
- a CDS encoding NupC/NupG family nucleoside CNT transporter, with product MDILRSLLGMLFLLLVAYLLSNNRRAVSGRTMIAALCTQLAIGALVLFVPAGRTALAGAANGVNRVLDMGNHGIAFVFGGLVDSRMFQLFGDGGFVFGLRVLPMIIFVTALIAVLYYIGVMKWIVAILGAALAKVLGVSRIEACSAVATIFLGQSEMPALVKPFVRNMTSAEIFTVMASGMASVAGSVLVGYAGLGVRMEYLLAASFMAVPGGLLFGKLLYPTVEPSRVVVDGLDFDDKRAANVIEAAASGASVGLRIAINVGAMLIAFVGLIALMNLIVGGVAAFVGFPQITLVGIIGHLFAPLAWIIGVPWHDAALAGNFIGEKLIFNEFVAYGDLSPYLKGGEHVAAAGLQVLDPKTLAIVSFALCGFANFSSIAILAGGFSAVAPERRSEVARHGLRALTAATLSNLMSAAIAGLFFSLH from the coding sequence GTGGATATTCTGCGCAGTCTCCTGGGTATGCTGTTCCTGCTGCTGGTTGCCTATCTGCTGTCGAACAACCGGCGCGCAGTGAGCGGCCGGACCATGATCGCCGCGCTGTGCACGCAGCTGGCGATCGGCGCGCTGGTGCTGTTCGTACCGGCAGGCCGCACGGCGCTGGCGGGCGCCGCGAACGGCGTGAATCGCGTGCTCGACATGGGCAATCACGGCATCGCGTTCGTATTCGGCGGCCTCGTCGACAGCCGGATGTTCCAGCTGTTCGGCGATGGCGGGTTCGTGTTCGGCCTGCGCGTGCTGCCGATGATCATCTTCGTGACCGCGCTGATCGCGGTGCTGTACTACATCGGCGTGATGAAGTGGATCGTCGCGATCCTCGGCGCGGCGCTGGCGAAAGTGCTCGGCGTGAGCCGCATCGAGGCGTGCTCGGCGGTCGCGACGATCTTTCTCGGGCAAAGCGAGATGCCCGCGCTCGTGAAACCGTTCGTGCGGAACATGACGAGCGCCGAGATCTTCACGGTGATGGCGAGCGGCATGGCGTCGGTCGCCGGCTCGGTGCTGGTCGGTTATGCCGGCCTCGGCGTGAGGATGGAATACCTGCTCGCCGCATCGTTCATGGCGGTGCCGGGCGGGCTGCTGTTCGGCAAGCTGCTGTATCCGACGGTCGAGCCGAGCCGCGTCGTGGTCGACGGGCTCGACTTCGACGACAAGCGGGCCGCCAACGTGATCGAGGCGGCGGCGTCCGGCGCGTCGGTCGGGCTGCGGATTGCGATCAACGTCGGCGCGATGCTGATCGCGTTCGTGGGGCTCATCGCGCTGATGAACCTCATCGTCGGCGGCGTGGCCGCGTTCGTGGGCTTTCCGCAGATCACGCTGGTGGGTATCATCGGCCACCTGTTCGCGCCGCTCGCGTGGATCATCGGCGTGCCGTGGCATGACGCGGCGCTGGCCGGCAACTTCATCGGCGAGAAGCTGATCTTCAACGAGTTCGTCGCGTATGGCGACCTGTCGCCGTACCTGAAGGGCGGCGAGCACGTCGCGGCGGCCGGCCTGCAGGTGCTCGACCCGAAGACGCTCGCGATCGTGTCGTTCGCGCTGTGCGGTTTCGCGAACTTCTCGTCGATCGCGATTCTCGCCGGCGGCTTCAGCGCGGTCGCGCCCGAGCGCCGCTCCGAAGTCGCGCGGCACGGCCTGCGCGCATTGACGGCCGCGACGCTGTCGAACCTGATGAGCGCCGCGATCGCCGGCCTGTTCTTTTCCCTGCATTGA
- the hydA gene encoding dihydropyrimidinase yields MAILIRGGTVVDADRSYRADVLCAAPEDGGTILQIAGQIDAPAGATVVDAHDQYVMPGGIDPHTHMELPFMGTTASDDFYSGTAAGLAGGTTSIIDFVIPSPKQPLMDAFHAWRGWAEKAAADYGFHVAVTWWDESVHRDMGTLVREHGVSSFKHFMAYKNAIMADDEVLVNSFSRSLELGALPTVHAENGELVFQLQKALLARGMTGPEAHPLSRPPEVEGEAANRAIRIAQVLGVPVYIVHVSAKDAVDAITKARSEGLRVFGEVLPGHLVIDEAVYRDPDWTRAAAHVMSPPFRSAEHREALWRGLQAGQLHTTATDHCVFCASQKAMGREDFTKIPNGCGGVEDRMSVLWHHGVNHGRITPNEFVRITSTNAAQIFNLYPRKGAVQVGADADLVVWDPAATRTISVKTHHQQVDFNVFEGMTVQGVATHTLTRGALAWADGDLRAVRGAGRYLKRPPAASYYEAARIANRLREPHPVERAG; encoded by the coding sequence ATGGCAATCCTGATTCGTGGCGGCACCGTGGTCGATGCGGACCGTTCCTACCGCGCGGACGTGCTCTGCGCAGCCCCGGAGGACGGCGGCACGATCCTGCAGATCGCCGGGCAGATCGATGCGCCGGCCGGCGCGACCGTCGTCGATGCGCACGACCAGTACGTGATGCCGGGCGGCATCGATCCGCATACGCACATGGAACTGCCGTTCATGGGCACGACCGCGAGCGACGATTTCTACTCGGGTACGGCCGCCGGGCTCGCGGGCGGCACGACGAGCATCATCGACTTCGTGATCCCGAGCCCGAAGCAGCCGCTGATGGACGCGTTCCATGCCTGGCGCGGCTGGGCCGAGAAGGCGGCGGCCGACTACGGCTTCCACGTGGCCGTGACGTGGTGGGACGAGAGTGTGCACCGCGACATGGGCACGCTCGTGCGCGAACACGGCGTGTCGAGCTTCAAGCACTTCATGGCGTACAAGAACGCGATCATGGCCGACGACGAGGTGCTCGTGAACAGCTTCTCGCGTTCGCTCGAACTCGGCGCGTTGCCGACCGTGCATGCGGAGAACGGCGAGCTCGTGTTCCAGTTGCAGAAGGCGCTGCTCGCGCGCGGGATGACGGGGCCGGAGGCGCATCCGCTGTCGCGGCCGCCGGAGGTCGAGGGTGAGGCGGCGAATCGTGCGATCCGCATTGCGCAGGTGCTCGGCGTGCCGGTGTATATCGTGCATGTGTCCGCGAAGGACGCGGTCGATGCGATCACGAAGGCGCGCAGCGAAGGGCTGCGCGTGTTCGGCGAGGTGCTGCCGGGCCATCTGGTGATCGACGAGGCCGTCTATCGCGATCCGGACTGGACACGTGCGGCCGCGCACGTGATGAGCCCGCCGTTCCGCTCGGCCGAGCACCGCGAGGCGCTGTGGCGCGGGCTGCAGGCAGGGCAGCTGCATACGACGGCAACCGACCACTGCGTGTTCTGCGCGTCGCAGAAGGCGATGGGCCGCGAGGATTTCACGAAGATCCCGAACGGCTGCGGCGGTGTCGAGGATCGCATGTCGGTGCTGTGGCATCACGGCGTGAATCATGGCCGCATCACGCCGAACGAGTTCGTGCGGATCACGTCGACGAACGCCGCGCAGATCTTCAACCTGTATCCGCGCAAGGGCGCCGTGCAGGTGGGCGCCGATGCCGACCTCGTCGTGTGGGACCCGGCCGCGACCAGGACGATCTCGGTGAAGACGCATCACCAGCAGGTCGATTTCAACGTGTTCGAGGGGATGACCGTACAAGGCGTCGCAACCCACACGCTCACGCGCGGCGCGCTCGCGTGGGCCGACGGCGATCTGCGTGCCGTGCGCGGCGCGGGCCGCTATCTGAAGCGCCCGCCGGCAGCCAGCTACTACGAGGCCGCGCGGATCGCGAACCGGCTGCGCGAACCGCATCCGGTCGAGCGCGCCGGTTGA
- a CDS encoding NCS1 family nucleobase:cation symporter-1, producing MNHAANPADPDRAAAQGGSLYNDDLAPTTPAQRTWKWYHFAALWVGMVMNIASYMLAAGLIQEGMSPWQAVTTVLLGNLIVLVPMLLIGHAGAKHGIPYAVLVRASFGTQGAKLPALLRAIVACGWYGIQTWLGGSAIYTLLNILTGNALHGAALPVIGIGFGQLACFLVFWALQLYFIWHGTDSIRWLESWSAPIKVVMCVALVWWATSKAGGFGTMLSAPSQFAAGGKKAGLFWATFWPGLTAMVGFWATLALNIPDFTRFAHSQRDQVIGQSIGLPLPMALLSVVSVVVTSATVVIYGNAIWDPIDLTSRMTGIGVGIALVILTLDTMCCNLAANLVGPAYDFSSLWPKAISYRTGGMITATLAIVMMPWKILATTDGYIFTWLVGYSALLGPVAGILMVDYFLIRGTRLDTRALFDERGGFSYARGWNPAALAALAVGVLPNLPGFLHTAFPASFPNVPAFFNTLYTYAWFVGLVLASCVYGTWMKWRAGQHAQIASA from the coding sequence ATGAATCACGCAGCGAATCCCGCCGATCCCGATCGCGCCGCGGCGCAGGGCGGCAGCCTGTACAACGACGATCTCGCGCCGACGACGCCGGCGCAGCGCACGTGGAAGTGGTATCACTTCGCGGCGCTGTGGGTCGGGATGGTGATGAACATCGCGTCGTACATGCTCGCGGCCGGGCTGATCCAGGAAGGCATGTCGCCGTGGCAGGCGGTGACGACGGTGCTGCTCGGCAACCTGATCGTGCTCGTGCCGATGCTGCTGATCGGCCATGCGGGCGCGAAGCACGGGATTCCGTACGCGGTGCTCGTGCGCGCGTCGTTCGGCACGCAGGGGGCGAAGCTGCCGGCGCTGCTGCGCGCGATCGTCGCGTGCGGCTGGTACGGGATCCAGACCTGGCTCGGCGGCAGCGCGATCTATACGCTGCTGAACATCCTGACCGGCAACGCGCTGCATGGCGCCGCGCTGCCGGTCATCGGCATCGGGTTCGGGCAGCTCGCATGCTTCCTCGTGTTCTGGGCGCTGCAGCTCTACTTCATCTGGCATGGCACCGATTCGATCCGCTGGCTCGAAAGCTGGTCGGCGCCGATCAAGGTCGTGATGTGCGTGGCGCTGGTGTGGTGGGCAACGTCGAAGGCGGGCGGCTTCGGCACGATGCTGTCGGCGCCGTCGCAGTTTGCCGCAGGCGGCAAGAAAGCCGGGCTGTTCTGGGCGACCTTCTGGCCGGGGCTGACCGCGATGGTCGGCTTCTGGGCGACGCTCGCGCTGAACATCCCCGACTTCACGCGCTTCGCGCATTCGCAGCGCGACCAGGTGATCGGCCAGTCGATCGGGCTGCCGTTGCCGATGGCGCTGCTGTCGGTGGTGTCGGTCGTCGTGACGTCGGCGACCGTCGTGATCTACGGCAACGCGATCTGGGATCCGATCGACCTGACGAGCCGGATGACGGGCATCGGCGTGGGCATCGCGCTCGTGATCCTCACGCTCGACACGATGTGCTGCAACCTCGCCGCGAATCTCGTCGGCCCGGCGTACGACTTCTCGAGCCTGTGGCCGAAGGCGATCTCGTACCGCACCGGCGGGATGATCACCGCGACGCTCGCGATCGTGATGATGCCGTGGAAGATCCTCGCGACGACGGACGGCTACATCTTCACCTGGCTCGTCGGCTACTCGGCGCTGCTCGGGCCCGTGGCGGGGATCCTGATGGTCGACTACTTCCTGATTCGCGGCACGCGGCTCGACACGCGCGCGCTGTTCGACGAGCGCGGCGGCTTCAGCTACGCGCGCGGCTGGAACCCGGCCGCGCTGGCCGCGCTCGCGGTCGGCGTGCTGCCGAACCTGCCCGGCTTCCTGCACACGGCGTTTCCGGCGTCGTTTCCGAACGTGCCGGCGTTCTTCAACACGCTTTACACGTACGCGTGGTTCGTCGGCCTCGTGCTGGCGTCATGCGTGTACGGCACCTGGATGAAGTGGCGCGCCGGACAGCACGCGCAGATCGCGAGCGCCTGA
- the preA gene encoding NAD-dependent dihydropyrimidine dehydrogenase subunit PreA, with product MADLRCTIAGITSPNPFWLASAPPTDKAYNVNRAFEAGWGGVVWKTLGLDPHVVNVSSRYGAVQWNGQRIAGLNNIELITDRPLDVNLREIAQVKRDWPDRALIVSLMVPCNERDWKWILPLVEDTGADAVELNFGCPHGMSERGMGAAVGQVPEYVEMVTRWVKEGTKLPCLVKLTPNISDIRMGSRAAYKGGADGVSLINTINSIVAVDLDHMAPMPTVDGKGTHGGYCGPAVKPIALNMVAEIARDPETPNLPISGIGGISSWRDAAEFMVLGAGSVQVCTAAMHYGFRIVSDLADGLSNWMDEKGYATLDDIRGRAVPNVTDWKYLNLKYDIKARIDQDRCIQCGLCHIACEDTSHQAITATKDGVRHFEVVDSACVGCNLCMHVCPVEQCITMERVDSGDYANWTTHPNNPASAEAGASAGAAAPEKHAKKAA from the coding sequence ATGGCCGACCTTCGCTGCACCATCGCGGGCATCACTTCGCCGAACCCTTTCTGGCTGGCGTCCGCGCCGCCGACCGACAAGGCCTACAACGTGAACCGCGCGTTCGAGGCGGGCTGGGGCGGGGTCGTCTGGAAGACGCTCGGGCTCGATCCGCATGTCGTCAACGTCAGTTCGCGCTATGGCGCGGTGCAGTGGAACGGCCAGCGCATCGCGGGGCTGAACAACATCGAGCTGATCACCGACCGTCCGCTCGACGTGAACCTGAGAGAGATCGCGCAGGTGAAGCGCGACTGGCCGGACCGCGCGCTGATCGTGTCGCTGATGGTGCCGTGCAACGAGCGCGACTGGAAATGGATCCTGCCGCTCGTCGAGGATACGGGCGCCGACGCGGTCGAGCTGAACTTCGGTTGTCCGCACGGGATGAGCGAGCGCGGGATGGGCGCGGCGGTCGGGCAGGTGCCCGAATATGTGGAGATGGTCACGCGCTGGGTGAAGGAAGGCACGAAGCTGCCGTGCCTCGTGAAGCTCACGCCGAACATCAGCGACATCCGGATGGGGTCGCGCGCCGCGTACAAGGGCGGCGCGGACGGCGTGTCGCTGATCAACACGATCAACTCGATCGTCGCGGTCGATCTCGACCATATGGCGCCGATGCCGACGGTCGACGGCAAGGGCACGCACGGCGGCTATTGCGGCCCGGCGGTCAAGCCGATCGCATTGAACATGGTCGCGGAGATCGCACGTGACCCGGAAACGCCGAACCTGCCGATCTCGGGCATCGGCGGCATCTCGTCATGGCGCGACGCGGCGGAGTTCATGGTGCTCGGCGCCGGCAGCGTGCAGGTGTGCACCGCCGCGATGCATTACGGATTCCGGATCGTGTCGGACCTGGCCGACGGATTGTCGAACTGGATGGACGAGAAGGGCTACGCGACGCTCGACGACATTCGCGGCCGCGCGGTGCCGAACGTGACCGACTGGAAATACCTGAACCTGAAATACGACATCAAGGCGCGTATCGACCAGGACCGCTGCATCCAGTGCGGGTTGTGCCATATCGCGTGCGAGGACACGTCGCACCAGGCGATCACCGCGACGAAGGACGGCGTGCGGCATTTCGAAGTGGTCGATTCGGCGTGCGTCGGGTGCAATCTTTGCATGCATGTGTGTCCGGTCGAGCAATGCATCACGATGGAGCGTGTCGATTCGGGCGACTACGCGAACTGGACCACGCATCCGAACAATCCGGCGAGCGCGGAGGCGGGGGCGAGTGCAGGCGCGGCGGCACCCGAGAAGCACGCGAAGAAGGCTGCTTGA
- a CDS encoding NAD(P)-dependent oxidoreductase — MTTKPTGDIAAQRLSSTQLSCEFADIAPLLDPTAAAAAASRCHYCYDAPCVQACPTQIDIPSFIRKIGNGNLKGAATDILSANPLGGMCARVCPTEILCEGACVRNHQDAQPVAIGALQRHATDWAMETGAVRFTRAPDTGRHVAVVGAGPAGLACAHRLALAGHRVTLFDARPKAGGLNEYGIAAYKTVDDFAQREVEWLLSVGGITLKTGVALGRDITLDALREQHDAVFLAMGLGGVRALSIDGEQLNGVMNAVDFIEQVRQADALENVAVGRRVVVIGGGNTAIDAAVQSRKLGAERVTMVYRRGVEAMSATWAEREFAQKSGVTLVTHAKPVRMAGENGQVTGVEFEAASGERFTVEADMVLKAIGQTLVPDAIDAALLTADGARIAVDADGRTAWPDVWAGGDCAATGGVDLTVQAVQDGKRAAASIDTTLAQRDAKAA, encoded by the coding sequence ATGACCACCAAGCCAACCGGCGATATCGCCGCGCAACGCCTGTCGTCCACGCAACTCTCGTGCGAATTCGCCGACATCGCGCCGCTGCTCGATCCGACTGCCGCGGCGGCCGCCGCCAGCCGCTGCCACTACTGCTACGACGCGCCGTGCGTGCAGGCCTGCCCGACGCAGATCGACATCCCGAGCTTCATCCGCAAGATCGGCAACGGCAACCTGAAGGGCGCCGCGACCGACATCCTGTCGGCGAACCCGCTCGGCGGGATGTGCGCCCGCGTGTGTCCGACCGAGATCCTGTGCGAGGGCGCATGCGTGCGTAACCACCAGGATGCGCAGCCCGTCGCGATCGGCGCACTGCAGCGGCATGCAACCGACTGGGCGATGGAGACCGGCGCGGTGCGCTTCACGCGCGCGCCCGACACGGGACGCCATGTCGCGGTGGTCGGCGCGGGGCCGGCCGGGCTCGCATGCGCGCATCGGCTCGCGCTCGCCGGGCATCGCGTCACGCTGTTCGACGCGCGCCCGAAGGCCGGCGGCCTCAACGAATACGGGATCGCCGCGTACAAGACCGTCGACGATTTCGCGCAGCGTGAAGTCGAGTGGCTGCTGTCGGTGGGCGGCATCACGTTGAAAACCGGCGTCGCGCTGGGCCGCGACATCACGCTCGACGCGCTGCGCGAGCAGCACGACGCGGTGTTTCTTGCGATGGGGCTCGGCGGCGTGCGTGCGCTGTCGATCGACGGCGAGCAACTGAACGGCGTGATGAACGCGGTCGATTTCATCGAGCAGGTGCGGCAGGCCGATGCGCTGGAGAACGTGGCGGTCGGGCGGCGCGTGGTCGTGATCGGCGGCGGCAATACGGCCATCGATGCGGCGGTGCAGAGCCGCAAGCTCGGCGCCGAGCGCGTGACGATGGTGTACCGGCGCGGCGTGGAGGCGATGAGCGCGACGTGGGCCGAGCGCGAGTTCGCGCAGAAGAGCGGCGTCACGCTCGTCACGCACGCGAAGCCGGTGCGCATGGCGGGGGAGAACGGGCAGGTGACGGGTGTCGAGTTCGAGGCGGCATCGGGCGAGCGCTTTACCGTCGAGGCGGACATGGTGCTGAAGGCGATCGGCCAGACGCTGGTGCCGGACGCCATCGACGCCGCGCTGCTGACGGCGGACGGCGCCCGCATCGCGGTGGACGCCGACGGGCGCACCGCATGGCCCGACGTTTGGGCCGGCGGCGACTGCGCGGCGACGGGCGGCGTCGACCTGACGGTGCAGGCCGTGCAGGACGGCAAGCGCGCGGCCGCGTCGATCGACACGACGCTCGCGCAGCGCGACGCGAAGGCCGCGTGA
- a CDS encoding Zn-dependent hydrolase → MNAVSETVKRAAFDTSIKVDGKRLWDSLMEVAKIGATPKGGVCRLALTDLDKAGRDLIVGWAKAAGCTVTVDTMGNVFMRREGRVADAAPVVTGSHADSQPTGGRFDGIYGVLGGLEVIRSLNDHGIETEHPVEVVIWTNEEGSRFAPAMVASGVFAGVFPLEYGLSRKDVDGKTIGEELARIGYAGDVPCGGRKLHAAFELHIEQGPILEAECKTIGVVTDAQGQRWYEIVFTGQEAHAGPTPMPRRRDALLGASRVVDLVNRIGLDHAPFGCATVGMMQVYPNSRNVIPGRVFFTVDFRHPDDAVLAKMDAALREGVARIAGDIGLETELEQIFYYKPVAFDAACVEAVRSAADRFGFSHRDIVSGAGHDACYLAQVAPTSMVFVPCVDGISHNEIEDATPAWIEAGANVLLHAMLSRACEPAS, encoded by the coding sequence ATGAACGCGGTATCGGAAACAGTGAAGCGGGCAGCTTTCGACACGTCGATCAAGGTCGACGGCAAGCGGTTGTGGGACAGCCTGATGGAAGTCGCGAAGATCGGTGCGACGCCGAAGGGCGGCGTGTGTCGCCTCGCGCTGACCGATCTCGACAAGGCCGGCCGTGACCTGATCGTCGGCTGGGCGAAGGCCGCCGGCTGCACGGTGACGGTCGATACGATGGGCAACGTGTTCATGCGCCGCGAGGGCCGCGTGGCCGATGCAGCGCCGGTCGTCACGGGCTCGCACGCGGATTCGCAGCCGACGGGCGGCCGCTTCGACGGCATCTACGGCGTGCTCGGCGGCCTTGAAGTGATTCGGAGTCTCAACGATCATGGCATCGAGACCGAGCATCCGGTCGAGGTCGTGATCTGGACCAACGAGGAAGGCTCGCGCTTCGCGCCGGCGATGGTTGCGTCGGGCGTATTCGCGGGCGTGTTCCCGCTCGAATACGGGTTGTCGCGCAAGGATGTGGACGGCAAGACGATCGGCGAGGAGCTGGCGCGGATCGGCTACGCGGGCGACGTGCCGTGCGGCGGGCGCAAGCTGCACGCGGCGTTCGAACTGCATATCGAGCAGGGGCCGATTCTCGAGGCGGAGTGCAAGACGATCGGCGTCGTGACCGACGCGCAGGGGCAGCGCTGGTACGAGATCGTGTTCACCGGCCAGGAAGCGCACGCGGGGCCGACGCCGATGCCGCGGCGGCGCGACGCACTGCTCGGCGCGTCGCGCGTGGTCGATCTCGTCAACCGGATCGGCCTCGATCATGCGCCATTCGGCTGCGCGACGGTCGGCATGATGCAGGTCTACCCGAACTCGCGGAACGTGATTCCGGGCCGCGTGTTCTTCACCGTCGATTTCCGTCATCCGGACGACGCGGTGCTCGCGAAGATGGATGCTGCGTTGCGCGAAGGTGTGGCGCGCATCGCGGGCGACATCGGGCTCGAGACCGAACTCGAGCAGATTTTCTATTACAAGCCGGTGGCGTTCGATGCTGCCTGCGTGGAAGCCGTGCGCAGTGCGGCCGACCGCTTCGGTTTCTCGCATCGCGACATCGTGTCGGGTGCCGGCCACGACGCGTGCTACCTCGCACAGGTCGCACCGACGTCGATGGTGTTCGTGCCGTGTGTCGACGGCATCAGCCACAACGAGATCGAGGACGCGACGCCCGCCTGGATCGAGGCCGGCGCGAACGTGCTGCTGCACGCGATGCTGTCGCGTGCATGCGAGCCGGCGTCATGA
- a CDS encoding TetR/AcrR family transcriptional regulator — MRHDEATTEATDSDETPAPLRRRKAHIRESNEAHLLACAEAVFAERGLDGASTAMIAERAGLPKANLHYYFPTKLALYRRVLDDLFEDWHRAAGSFEADDDPVEAIGAYVRAKMALSRRRPLGSKVWANEIIHGAEHMQDILSERVKPWFDTRVKVIDSWIARGLLAPIDAHALMYLIWATTQHYADFDAQIRALSGRRTFTQKAFDEKTEQVVQLVIRACGAVSPEAKRSA; from the coding sequence ATGAGACATGACGAGGCGACAACCGAAGCCACCGACAGCGACGAAACGCCGGCGCCATTGCGGCGACGCAAGGCGCACATCCGCGAGTCCAACGAAGCGCATCTGCTCGCCTGTGCGGAAGCCGTGTTCGCGGAGCGCGGGCTCGACGGCGCGAGCACCGCGATGATCGCGGAGCGCGCCGGCCTGCCGAAAGCCAACCTGCATTACTACTTCCCGACGAAGCTTGCGTTGTACCGCCGCGTGCTCGACGACCTGTTCGAGGACTGGCATCGCGCGGCCGGTTCGTTCGAGGCCGACGACGATCCCGTCGAAGCGATCGGTGCGTACGTGCGCGCGAAGATGGCGCTGTCGCGGCGGCGCCCGCTCGGCTCGAAGGTCTGGGCCAACGAGATCATCCACGGTGCGGAGCACATGCAGGACATCCTGTCCGAACGCGTGAAGCCGTGGTTCGATACGCGCGTGAAGGTCATCGACAGCTGGATCGCGCGCGGGCTGCTTGCGCCCATCGACGCGCATGCGCTGATGTACCTGATCTGGGCCACCACGCAGCACTACGCGGATTTCGATGCGCAGATCCGCGCGCTGAGCGGCAGGCGCACGTTCACGCAAAAGGCGTTCGACGAGAAGACCGAGCAGGTCGTGCAGCTTGTGATTCGTGCGTGCGGGGCGGTGTCGCCGGAGGCGAAGCGATCGGCATGA